The Chitinophaga lutea genome contains the following window.
CTGTTGTTTATCCCTGCACCTATGTTTCAATATTTTCTGAAAGATTAAAAACATCCCTGCCATGCACAACAAAAAGATCGTTATCGCCGGTGGCACCGGATTTATCGGGGACGGGCTGATCGAATATTTCAGTCCCGGTAACACCCTCATCATCCTCAGCAGGCAGCCCAAACCCGCGCGCGAGAATGTGATCTATATCCAGTGGGATGGCCGAACGGCCGGTCCATGGATGCAGGCCCTCGAAGGGGCCGATATGCTGGTGAACCTCGCGGGCAAGAGTGTGAACTGCCGGTATACGGAGGCCCATAAAGCCGCCATTTTCGCCAGCCGGACGGAGAGTACCGCCATATTGGGCGAGGCCGTCAAAAGCCTGCAAAATCCGCCGGCACTCTGGATAAATTCCGCTTCCGCCACCATTTACCGGCATGCCGAAGACCGGCCGATGGACGAATTCACCGGCGAATACCACGATGATTTTTCCGTGCAGGTGTGCAAACGCTGGGAAAAGACGTTCAACGAAATAACCCTTCCGCATACACGGAAGGCCGTACTCCGCATCGCCATTACCCTCGGTAAACAGGGCGGTGTGATGTTCCCTTATCTCAACCTCGTGAAATTCGGTCTGGGCGGGCATCAGGGTAGCGGCCGCCAGATGTACAGCTGGGTGCACATCACCGACGTGGCCCGCATGATGGAATGGCTGTATGAACATCCCGAATGCAGCGGCACTTATAATTGCGCGGCGCCAGGGCCTGTTACCAACCGCGAGTTTATGGCCACCGTAAGAAAAGCAGCCGGACAGCCTTTCGGTTTCCCAGCCGCTGCATGGATGCTTAAAATCGGCGCTGCTCTTATCGGCACGGAAGCGGAACTTTTATTGAAAAGCAGGTGGGTGTTGCCCACGCGCATCACCGAAGCGGGGTTCCGGTTTCGGTATCCGGCGCTGAAAGGTGCGATGGAACAGATTATCGGGGAACTGCCGCGCCGGAAGTATCATCTTTTCTAATTCCTGTCGGAAATGATGCAATTGCCATGCGGCAGGCTGCCACCACGGCAGTAAGCAACGATGGTATGTGATTTGCGGGAAAGGACGGTATGAGCACTCCCAAACTGACCGTAGTGATAGGCGCTTCCGAAAATCCGCAGCGCTACAGCTTTCTGGCCGTGAACCGCCTGCGGGCCGGCGGGCATCCCGTAGTGGCCATCGGCAAACGGGCCGGGCAGATCGGCGATACCCCCATTACCAAAGAGCATCCGGCGGTAGAGGGCGTTGATACGGTGACGTTATACCTCAACCCCACCCTGCAGCAGGAGTATTACGACTACATCCTGGGCCTGAAACCCAAACGCATCATTTTTAATCCCGGCACCGAAAACACCGAACTGATCGCCCTTGCCCGTGAAAACGGCATCGAGCCCAAAGAAGCCTGCACCCTGGTGATGCTGAGCACCGGGCAGTTCTGAGAAATCCACACAATTTCCCCAACCCGGCCATTTATACCCCAGTCCCTCGCTGTACTGCTGTAAAATTCGTATATTCGGATAATACTTCATACATCCTGTTACCCCCTTTGGCACAAAGACCCATCAGACCGGATATCCGTTACCGTTAGTATTCATTTTAAATTTTACACGCATGAAATGGAGAAGATTTAATGGCGATCCTATTCACCTGCCCATTAAGGAGGAAGTGCGGCATGCCATCGTCCGGGAAACCGGCCTTGGCAACCGTTTAAAAGTCTGCATCGGCACCGACTCCCAGGTGAAAGGGCCTGACACCGAATTTGCCACCGTGATCGTATTCCTTCGCGAAGGGCACGGCGGGTTTATGTTTATTCACAACGAAAGAACCCGCGACGTGTATTCCATCAAAGAAAGAATGCTGGTGGAAGTGGCCAAAAGCATCGAAATCGCTTATGAGCTGTGCGACCTGTTCACCGAGTACGATGTGGACATGGAAGTGCATGCGGACATCAACACCAATCCGCAGTTCAAAAGCAACCTGGCTTTACGGGAAGCGATGGGCTACATACTGGGCATGGGCTTCGCTTTCAAAGCCAAACCGGAAGCCTTTGCCAGCAGCAGCTGTGCCAACAAGATCGTGAATTAGGCGATGCCCTGGAAACGGGCGTTCATCTCCGCGATAAATTCCAGGATTTTATCCCGGCCTGTCTTTTTTACCGTTGACGTAACGTAGTTCGCGGGCAGGAACTGCCAGGTTTCGCGGAGTTTGTTCAGGAATGCCTTTACATTACGGCTGGTTTCCAGCTGTGTATTTTTGTCTGCCTTCGTGAACACCAGTTGAAAGGGGATTTGCCACTCGCCGAGCTGGTTCACAAACTCCAGGTCTATCTTCTGGGGGGTTAACCGGCTGTCTATCAGCACAAAAACATTCATGAGATTGGGACGTTTGCGCAGGTAGTTTTCGATCATCTGCTCCCAGCTTCTGCGCTGGCTTTGCGACACTTTCGCGAAACCGTACCCCGGCAAATCCACCAGGTACCATTCCTTATTGATGAGAAAGTGATTGATCAGCTGTGTTTTACCAGGCGTGCCCGACGTTTTGGCCAGCTTTTCGTGGTTGGCCAGCATGTTGATGAGGCTCGATTTCCCCACGTTGGAACGGCCGATGAAGGCGTATTCCGGTTTATCGGCCACCGGGCATTTCGTCCAGTCGACATTACTGATCAGGTATTCTGCAGATTTGATCACCATAATTTTTCCATTTGCGGCCCCTCAACTACCTTTGCGGCACTATGGCGAGCAAAGATGTACAGAAATTGGTCCCTTTTGAAGGGTCAAAATTAAGCAAGAAGGAGCAGATCGCCCACATGTTTGATGATATTGCGGGCAAGTACGACTTCATGAACCATTTCATGAGCCTCGGCATTGACGTCATCTGGCGCAAAAAAGCCCTGAAGATGCTCAGGCCGCTGCAGCCTAAGAAAATGCTCGATGTAGCCACCGGCACGGGCGATGTGGCCATTATGGCCCAGCGCATGCTGCAGCCGGACCATATCACCGGCATCGATATCTCCGAAGGCATGCTGGAACTGGGCCGCATCAAGGTCACCAAAGCAGGTTTCGACCGCTACATCACCCTCCAGCAGGGCGACAGCGAAACAATAAACTTTCCGGATGCGACGTTTGATGCCATAACGGCGGCTTTCGGGGTGCGGAACTTTGAAAACCTGGAAAAGGGGCTCGCGGAAATGTGCAGGGTGCTCAAACCCGGAGGGAAAGCGGTGATACTTGAATTTTCCAATCCCACCAAAACGCCCGTAAAACAATTATATAACTTTTATTTTCGTTATATTACTCCCTGGATTGGGAAATACATTGCGCGGAACAAAGCAGCTTATTCTTACCTGCCGAGCTCCGTCAAAGCGTTTCCGCAAGGGCAGGCAATGTGCGATATTTTACACAAAGTTGGCTTCCAGGCTGTTACATGCAAAACGCTAACATTCGGCATATGTTCCATTTATTGCGCTACCCGCTAACCGGGGCGCTGTTACTGCTGCTCAGCGCACTGCCGGCCACGGCGCAAATCAATATGGAAGAGCACGACCGCAAACCTTATTATTTCGGCATCACCCTGGCCGCCAACCAGTCGTATTTCCGGCTGACCCATGCCGATATTTTCCTGCACCAGGATTCCATCATGGTAGCCGAGCCCCTCAAAACCGTAGGCTTCAACCTCGGACTGCTGGCCAACCTGCGCCTCAGCAACCGGTTCGACCTTCGCATCAACCCCCAGCTGCTTTTTGCCAACAAGAACCTCTTTTATAAGGAAAACTATCCCAAAAGGGACACCGAAAAGAAAGTGGAATCCATCGTAGTGAGCTTCCCCCTGCAGATCAAGTTCAAGTCGGACCGCATCAACAACATGCGCGTTTACACGATCGCCGGGATGAAAATCGACCACGACCTGGCCTCCAATAAAAACTCCCGCAAAGCCGAAGACCTCGTCAAAATCAATAAAACCACCTACGGGTACGAACTGGGCGCGGGTTTCGAGTTTTATTTCCCCTCCTTCATCTTCACCCCCGAATTCAAGATCAGCAGCGGGCTGAACAATGTGCACATCAAGGATCCCGCCCTGCGGTACTCCAATGTGATCGACCAGCTGAACTCGCGCATGATCGTGTTTTCCATCCATCTGCAAGGCTAAGTTTTGTAACTTTGCCGGATGCAAAATATCATCCTCAGAAATATAGCCGTTGTGAACGAAGGCCGCACTACCGTGCAGGATGTGCTCATCCGTCATGGCCGCATCGAAAAAATAGCCCCGCAGATCAATGCGGAGGGCAAAGAAATCAACGGCGAAGGCAAACACCTGCTGCCGGGCGTTATCGACGATCAGGTGCACTTCCGCGAACCGGGCCTCACCCACAAAGCCACCATCGCCACCGAAGCCCGTGCGGCCGTAGCCGGCGGCACCACCAGTTTTATGGAAATGCCCAACACCAAACCCGAAGCGGTGACCCAGGAAAGGCTGGAAGACAAATACAGCATCGCCGCCGCCGGCTCCCTGGCCAACTATTCGTTTTTTATGGGCGTGGCCAACGATAACGCCGAGGAAGTACTGAAAACCAATGCCAAAAAAGACCGCGTGTGCGGCGTGAAAATATTCATGGGCTCTTCTACCGGCAATATGCTGGTAGACAATTACCTCACCCTCGAGAAGATCTTCTCGGAAACCGAGCTGCTCATCGCCACCCACTGCGAGGATGAAAAGATCATTCGCGCCAACATGGAAAAATTCAAACAGGACAAAGGCGACGCCCTCACGGCGGCCGACCATCCCCTCATCCGCAACGAGGAAGCCTGTTTCGAATCGTCGCTGGTGGCCATCCAGTTCGCTAAAAAACACAATGCCCGCCTGCACATCCTCCATATTTCCACCGAAAAGGAATTACAGCTGTTCAGCAACCTGCTGCCGCTCACCGAAAAACGTATTACGGCGGAAGTGTGCGTGCATCACCTGTGGTTCACCGCAGACGACTACACGAAGTACGGCAACCTGATCAAATGCAATCCCGCCATCAAAGCCCCGCATCACCGCGAAGCGCTCTGGCAGGGCCTGCTCAGCGACAAGCTGGATATCATCGCCACCGACCATGCGCCCCACACCTGGGACGAAAAACAGCAGACATATGTACAGGCGCCGTCCGGCGTGCCCCTGGTGCAGCACAGCCTGCTGATGATGCTCGAGCAGGTGAAGGCCGGCCGCTTCACCATCGAACAGATGGTGCAGAAAATGAGCCATGCCCCCGCCGACTGTTTCCGCATCCGGGAAAGAGGCTACCTGCGCGAAGGATACTTTGCGGATGCCGTGATCGTGGACCTGGCGGCCACCACCACCGTGGAGAAAAACAACATTTATTACAAATGCGGCTGGAGCCCCTTCGAAGGGCATACGTTCCCCGCCGCCATCACCCATACTTTCGTGAACGGCCACCTCGCTTACGAAAACGGGCAATTCAATGAAAATCAGCTCGGACAGCGCCTGCTGTTCAACGCATAAGCTTTTACGGCAGGGAAAATCCCCTGCCGTAAAAATTTTCTGTGGAATTTTTGCTATCCTGC
Protein-coding sequences here:
- a CDS encoding TIGR01777 family oxidoreductase, whose translation is MHNKKIVIAGGTGFIGDGLIEYFSPGNTLIILSRQPKPARENVIYIQWDGRTAGPWMQALEGADMLVNLAGKSVNCRYTEAHKAAIFASRTESTAILGEAVKSLQNPPALWINSASATIYRHAEDRPMDEFTGEYHDDFSVQVCKRWEKTFNEITLPHTRKAVLRIAITLGKQGGVMFPYLNLVKFGLGGHQGSGRQMYSWVHITDVARMMEWLYEHPECSGTYNCAAPGPVTNREFMATVRKAAGQPFGFPAAAWMLKIGAALIGTEAELLLKSRWVLPTRITEAGFRFRYPALKGAMEQIIGELPRRKYHLF
- a CDS encoding CoA-binding protein; this encodes MSTPKLTVVIGASENPQRYSFLAVNRLRAGGHPVVAIGKRAGQIGDTPITKEHPAVEGVDTVTLYLNPTLQQEYYDYILGLKPKRIIFNPGTENTELIALARENGIEPKEACTLVMLSTGQF
- a CDS encoding ribonuclease H-like YkuK family protein, giving the protein MKWRRFNGDPIHLPIKEEVRHAIVRETGLGNRLKVCIGTDSQVKGPDTEFATVIVFLREGHGGFMFIHNERTRDVYSIKERMLVEVAKSIEIAYELCDLFTEYDVDMEVHADINTNPQFKSNLALREAMGYILGMGFAFKAKPEAFASSSCANKIVN
- the yihA gene encoding ribosome biogenesis GTP-binding protein YihA/YsxC; this translates as MVIKSAEYLISNVDWTKCPVADKPEYAFIGRSNVGKSSLINMLANHEKLAKTSGTPGKTQLINHFLINKEWYLVDLPGYGFAKVSQSQRRSWEQMIENYLRKRPNLMNVFVLIDSRLTPQKIDLEFVNQLGEWQIPFQLVFTKADKNTQLETSRNVKAFLNKLRETWQFLPANYVTSTVKKTGRDKILEFIAEMNARFQGIA
- the ubiE gene encoding bifunctional demethylmenaquinone methyltransferase/2-methoxy-6-polyprenyl-1,4-benzoquinol methylase UbiE → MFDDIAGKYDFMNHFMSLGIDVIWRKKALKMLRPLQPKKMLDVATGTGDVAIMAQRMLQPDHITGIDISEGMLELGRIKVTKAGFDRYITLQQGDSETINFPDATFDAITAAFGVRNFENLEKGLAEMCRVLKPGGKAVILEFSNPTKTPVKQLYNFYFRYITPWIGKYIARNKAAYSYLPSSVKAFPQGQAMCDILHKVGFQAVTCKTLTFGICSIYCATR
- the porT gene encoding type IX secretion/gliding motility protein PorT/SprT, which gives rise to MFHLLRYPLTGALLLLLSALPATAQINMEEHDRKPYYFGITLAANQSYFRLTHADIFLHQDSIMVAEPLKTVGFNLGLLANLRLSNRFDLRINPQLLFANKNLFYKENYPKRDTEKKVESIVVSFPLQIKFKSDRINNMRVYTIAGMKIDHDLASNKNSRKAEDLVKINKTTYGYELGAGFEFYFPSFIFTPEFKISSGLNNVHIKDPALRYSNVIDQLNSRMIVFSIHLQG
- a CDS encoding dihydroorotase; this translates as MQNIILRNIAVVNEGRTTVQDVLIRHGRIEKIAPQINAEGKEINGEGKHLLPGVIDDQVHFREPGLTHKATIATEARAAVAGGTTSFMEMPNTKPEAVTQERLEDKYSIAAAGSLANYSFFMGVANDNAEEVLKTNAKKDRVCGVKIFMGSSTGNMLVDNYLTLEKIFSETELLIATHCEDEKIIRANMEKFKQDKGDALTAADHPLIRNEEACFESSLVAIQFAKKHNARLHILHISTEKELQLFSNLLPLTEKRITAEVCVHHLWFTADDYTKYGNLIKCNPAIKAPHHREALWQGLLSDKLDIIATDHAPHTWDEKQQTYVQAPSGVPLVQHSLLMMLEQVKAGRFTIEQMVQKMSHAPADCFRIRERGYLREGYFADAVIVDLAATTTVEKNNIYYKCGWSPFEGHTFPAAITHTFVNGHLAYENGQFNENQLGQRLLFNA